The genomic stretch CCGGCGCCTCTGGGTCTCTCTGCCTTCGCCCTGACCACCTTCGTCCTGTCCTGTATCAACATGCACGCCCGAGGCGTCGAGGCCCCCAACGTGGTCGTTTCCCTCGCCTTTGGCTATGgtggccttgtccagctgCTTGCTGGCATGTGGTATGTTCCGAGCTGCTGTGCCACCCATCTGACGTAGAGGGCAACCATTGCTGACTTTTTGCTCTTACAGGGAGATTGCTGCTGGTAACACCTTTGGTGCCACCGCTCTTGGTTCATACGGTGGCTTCTGGATCTCATACGGCATTCTCTTGACTCCCGAATGGGGCATCACCGCTCCTGACGGCCCTTACGCCGGCAACGTCGCCAGCGTGCTCGGCTTCTTCCTGACTGGCTGGttcatcttcaccaccatcatccTGCTCTGCACTCTGCGATCCACCCtggccttcttcctcctcttcttcaccctgGACTTGGCTTTCCTGTTCCTTGCCTGCGAGCAGTACGCCGCCGACCTGGGCAACATGActgcttctcttgctctccAGAAGACTGGTGGTCTTTTCGGCTTCCTGGCCGCTTTCCTTGCCTGGTACAACGCCCTGGCTGGTATTCAGGACAGCAGGTTAGTTTTATTCCAATATTctattttactattatttcCGCAATTGCTAACAAACTTGGCAGCAAC from Trichoderma atroviride chromosome 3, complete sequence encodes the following:
- a CDS encoding uncharacterized protein (TransMembrane:6 (i73-92o98-119i126-147o159-183i190-207o227-247i)), encoding MADELNVAPNEKETNGVQQSINPQTPRHGFAHTHHGDFADMTVGQYAQAFGGALQPGAWRPYEHRKLANPAPLGLSAFALTTFVLSCINMHARGVEAPNVVVSLAFGYGGLVQLLAGMWEIAAGNTFGATALGSYGGFWISYGILLTPEWGITAPDGPYAGNVASVLGFFLTGWFIFTTIILLCTLRSTLAFFLLFFTLDLAFLFLACEQYAADLGNMTASLALQKTGGLFGFLAAFLAWYNALAGIQDSSNSFFQVPVIHFPWSEAARERRASKSERAQA